One Manihot esculenta cultivar AM560-2 chromosome 6, M.esculenta_v8, whole genome shotgun sequence DNA segment encodes these proteins:
- the LOC110618132 gene encoding GDP-fucose transporter 1 translates to MSSIRIDSTKQLATSSLVLGYALCSSLLAVINKLAITKFNYPGLLTALQYLTSALGVWVLGKLGFLHHDAFTYETAKKFLPAAIVFYLAIFTNTNLLRHANVDTFIVFRSLTPLLVAVADTVFRKQPIPSKLTFLSLFVILGGAVGYVATDSAFTLTAYSWAFAYLVTITSEMVYIKHIVSNVGLNTWGLVLYNNLLSLMIAPVFWILTGEYSEVFASLGSRASWFEFDAVFAVSLSCVFGLAISFFGFAARRAISATAFTVTGVVNKFLTVVINVLIWDKHASPFGLLCLLFTLCGGVLYQRSVTRPGAEPAPKQTNNENDDDEETQLVKKTDGDEEN, encoded by the coding sequence ATGTCTTCGATTCGGATCGATTCCACTAAGCAATTAGCCACGAGTAGTCTCGTCTTGGGTTACGCTCTCTGTTCAAGCTTGCTTGCTGTGATTAACAAGTTGGCCATTACCAAATTCAACTACCCTGGTCTTTTAACTGCATTGCAGTACTTGACCTCTGCATTGGGTGTCTGGGTTTTGGGCAAATTAGGATTTTTGCATCATGATGCCTTCACATATGAGACTGCCAAGAAGTTTTTACCTGCTGCTATTGTTTTCTATCTTGCAATCTTTACAAATACCAATCTCCTGCGCCATGCCAATGTGGATACTTTTATAGTGTTCAGATCCTTGACACCCCTTTTGGTTGCTGTTGCTGATACTGTGTTTAGAAAACAACCAATCCCATCCAAGCTTACTTTCTTGTCCTTGTTTGTCATTTTGGGTGGTGCTGTTGGGTATGTTGCCACCGATTCTGCTTTTACTTTAACTGCCTACTCTTGGGCATTTGCTTATTTAGTAACCATCACTTCGGAGATGGTTTACATCAAGCACATTGTGTCAAATGTTGGGTTGAACACATGGGGTCTTGTGTTGTACAACAATTTGTTGTCGTTGATGATTGCTCCAGTGTTCTGGATTCTCACAGGAGAGTATAGTGAGGTGTTTGCTTCTTTAGGATCAAGGGCAAGTTGGTTCGAATTTGATGCCGTTTTTGCAGTTTCCTTGTCCTGTGTGTTTGGTTTGGCTATTAGTTTCTTTGGATTTGCGGCAAGGAGGGCGATATCTGCAACAGCATTCACTGTGACTGGTGTAGTTAATAAGTTTCTTACAGTTGTGATCAACGTGCTCATATGGGATAAGCACGCCAGTCCATTTGGTTTGCTTTGCCTACTCTTCACACTTTGCGGAGGTGTTCTCTATCAGCGCTCGGTTACTAGGCCTGGAGCTGAGCCTGCTCCTAAGCAGACAAACAAtgaaaatgatgatgatgaagagacTCAACTTGTTAAAAAAACTGATGGTGATGAGGAGAACTGA